One Haloplanus vescus DNA window includes the following coding sequences:
- the ppk1 gene encoding polyphosphate kinase 1, giving the protein MSEPDLTAPEYYLNRELSELAFQSRVLSEGMDERNPPLERLRFLAFFTKNTDEFFMKRVGGLEQQMKAGVTETTPDGRTPEEQWREILDAARPLFRQQTDYWQTELKPELADAGIEISDYDDLTAAQRDDLRAHFEASILPTLTPLAFDPAHPFPFISNLSLSLGVLSDDGSGEETFTRIKIPPNQPRFVDVPNTTGQYVLLEDLVEANLDLLLPDLDIVDVSKFRVTRNAEVRRNEEVAEDLIDQIEEVLEQRRFATVVRLEVDADMPERAVDILRENLGLGDREVFYREGPIDFQDFFELIDVDRPDLKLDSWTPEPHPRLRPKGRESDGGSNLFAEIRNGDILAHHPYHSFEGTVQQFLDAAANDPNVLAVKAAIYRTASDSKVIQTLIDAADNGKQVAVMVELKARFDEKNNLEWVHRLEEEGIHVAYGTVGLKTHTKTALVVRQESDGVQLYSHVGTGNYHSETAKGYSDLGLLTADRDIGQDLTKVFNFFTGPTLDDSFRKLLIAPVTMRERFVEKIRREKANAREGKRARIVVKVNGLEDPEMVAELYRASMAGVDIDLVVRDICRLRPGLEGVSENVTVHSIVGRFLEHARIFYFENAGDPEWYIGSADWMTRNLDHRVEAVTPVEAPSLRRQLRFILEASLRDNRRRWVMQSDGSYEQVTPEEGDPVRDVQEVLMQSAREASERGYGPGLVVDSDLVDEELLVEPVPETAAKPATSDGGVESDASVFETHADRWYHPESETYEWAVRTADGQRRYFKTREGAQDRLQAEYE; this is encoded by the coding sequence ATGAGCGAGCCCGATCTAACAGCGCCCGAATACTACCTCAACAGGGAGCTCTCGGAACTGGCGTTTCAATCGCGCGTCCTCAGCGAGGGGATGGACGAGCGAAATCCGCCGCTCGAACGACTCCGCTTTCTCGCCTTCTTCACGAAGAACACTGACGAGTTCTTCATGAAGCGCGTGGGCGGACTCGAACAGCAAATGAAGGCGGGCGTCACCGAGACGACGCCCGACGGCCGGACGCCGGAAGAGCAGTGGCGCGAGATTCTCGACGCCGCGCGCCCCCTGTTCCGCCAACAGACCGACTACTGGCAGACCGAACTCAAGCCGGAACTCGCCGATGCCGGCATCGAAATCAGCGACTACGACGACCTGACGGCGGCCCAGCGCGACGACCTGCGCGCACACTTCGAAGCGTCGATTCTGCCGACGCTGACGCCGCTTGCCTTCGACCCCGCGCATCCGTTCCCCTTCATCTCGAACCTCTCGCTCTCGCTGGGCGTCCTCTCGGACGACGGGAGCGGCGAGGAGACGTTCACCCGCATCAAGATTCCGCCGAACCAGCCCCGGTTCGTCGACGTGCCGAACACGACCGGGCAGTACGTCCTCCTCGAGGACCTCGTCGAGGCCAACCTCGACCTCCTGTTGCCCGACCTCGACATCGTCGACGTATCGAAGTTCCGCGTGACGCGCAACGCCGAGGTGCGGCGCAACGAGGAGGTGGCGGAGGACCTCATCGACCAAATCGAGGAGGTCCTCGAACAGCGTCGCTTCGCCACAGTCGTCCGATTGGAGGTCGACGCCGACATGCCGGAACGCGCCGTCGACATCCTCCGCGAGAACCTCGGCCTCGGTGACCGCGAAGTCTTCTACCGCGAGGGGCCGATAGATTTCCAGGACTTCTTCGAGCTGATAGACGTCGACCGGCCCGACCTCAAACTCGATTCGTGGACGCCGGAACCACACCCCCGACTCCGCCCGAAGGGGAGAGAGTCCGACGGCGGGTCGAACCTCTTCGCGGAGATACGGAACGGCGACATCCTCGCTCACCACCCGTACCACTCCTTCGAGGGCACCGTCCAACAGTTCCTCGACGCGGCCGCGAACGACCCGAACGTGCTCGCGGTGAAAGCCGCCATCTACCGGACTGCGAGCGATTCGAAGGTGATTCAGACGCTCATCGACGCCGCGGACAACGGCAAGCAGGTGGCGGTGATGGTCGAACTCAAGGCCCGGTTCGACGAGAAGAACAACCTCGAATGGGTCCACCGCCTGGAGGAGGAGGGCATCCACGTCGCCTACGGAACGGTCGGCCTGAAGACCCACACCAAGACGGCGCTCGTCGTCCGCCAAGAGTCCGACGGCGTGCAACTCTACTCCCACGTCGGCACGGGGAACTACCACTCCGAGACGGCGAAGGGGTACTCCGACCTCGGGCTCCTGACTGCCGACCGGGACATCGGTCAGGACCTCACGAAGGTGTTCAACTTCTTCACGGGCCCGACGCTCGACGACAGTTTCCGCAAGCTCCTGATCGCACCCGTGACGATGCGCGAGCGGTTCGTCGAGAAGATTCGTCGAGAGAAAGCCAACGCCCGCGAGGGAAAGCGGGCGCGTATCGTCGTGAAGGTGAACGGCCTCGAAGACCCGGAGATGGTCGCGGAGCTCTACCGCGCCTCGATGGCGGGGGTCGACATCGACCTCGTCGTCCGCGACATCTGTCGGTTGCGCCCCGGACTGGAAGGCGTGAGCGAGAACGTCACCGTTCACTCCATCGTCGGCCGATTCCTGGAGCACGCACGCATCTTCTACTTCGAGAACGCCGGGGACCCCGAGTGGTACATCGGGTCGGCGGACTGGATGACGCGAAACCTTGACCACCGGGTCGAAGCCGTCACGCCCGTCGAAGCGCCGTCGCTGCGCCGCCAACTTCGATTCATTCTCGAAGCGTCGCTCCGGGACAACCGCCGACGGTGGGTGATGCAGAGCGACGGGTCCTACGAACAGGTGACGCCGGAAGAGGGCGACCCCGTCCGCGACGTGCAGGAGGTACTGATGCAGTCCGCACGCGAGGCGAGCGAGCGCGGATACGGCCCGGGACTGGTCGTGGACTCCGACCTCGTCGACGAGGAACTGCTCGTCGAACCGGTGCCCGAGACGGCCGCGAAA
- the epsC gene encoding serine O-acetyltransferase EpsC codes for MGYEYTGDAHHDLIDAYQADEAPFPTEDDRDYPRRDFLRDEPHLLKQLLFPRCWSATELVDAPEETRRRLTQLGSCIHRGITAYSDRDAAELTDLVDRTLDRLPAIRRTLKKDVEAAYKGDPAARSYCEIIRSYPGFHAILTHRVAHVLYQSEHFAYARELAEYAKSETGIDIHPGAEIGDYFFIDHGTGVVVGETATVGDWARIYQNVTLGALHFEEKEGEEHMLAKGYKRHPDIGDHVVIGAGSNILGPVDIGDHVSIGANSWVTDDVPDDTSVFISEHPEQERKSNR; via the coding sequence ATGGGCTACGAGTACACTGGTGATGCGCATCACGACCTCATCGACGCGTATCAAGCGGACGAAGCGCCCTTTCCGACGGAGGACGACCGAGACTATCCGCGGCGTGACTTCCTCCGTGACGAACCGCATCTGCTCAAACAGCTCCTCTTTCCCCGGTGTTGGAGCGCGACGGAGTTGGTCGATGCCCCCGAGGAGACGCGTCGCCGCCTGACCCAGCTCGGGTCGTGTATCCACCGCGGTATCACGGCCTATTCGGACCGCGACGCGGCCGAACTCACCGACCTCGTTGACCGGACGCTCGACCGACTGCCGGCGATTCGACGCACGCTCAAGAAGGACGTCGAGGCCGCCTACAAGGGCGACCCGGCAGCACGAAGCTACTGTGAAATCATTCGGTCGTATCCCGGCTTTCACGCCATCCTGACCCACCGCGTGGCGCACGTCCTGTATCAGTCCGAGCACTTCGCGTACGCCCGCGAACTCGCCGAATACGCGAAGAGCGAGACGGGCATCGACATCCACCCCGGCGCGGAGATTGGCGACTACTTCTTCATCGACCACGGGACGGGGGTCGTCGTCGGCGAGACGGCCACGGTCGGTGACTGGGCGCGAATCTACCAGAACGTCACGCTCGGCGCCCTCCACTTCGAGGAGAAGGAAGGCGAGGAGCACATGCTGGCGAAAGGCTACAAGCGACACCCCGATATCGGCGACCACGTCGTCATCGGCGCCGGGAGCAACATCCTCGGCCCAGTCGACATCGGCGACCACGTGAGTATCGGCGCGAACTCGTGGGTCACCGACGACGTGCCGGACGACACGAGCGTCTTCATCTCCGAGCATCCCGAACAGGAACGGAAATCGAACCGGTAG